A stretch of the Metopolophium dirhodum isolate CAU chromosome 8, ASM1992520v1, whole genome shotgun sequence genome encodes the following:
- the LOC132950392 gene encoding RAC serine/threonine-protein kinase — translation MADVIQSICNPLPLSSSQSSIIKEGWLFKRGEHIKNWRSRYFILFADGSLMGYRNKPEGPMTEPLNNFTVKRCQIMSVDRPKPYTFTIRGLQWTTVIERTFHVSSDKEREEWMTAIKGVSERLSDVDEVEMEGVSHSTSMSSTMSGPSSDDFSAKFSVQGTSSSKSTGKRKVTLENFEFLKVLGKGTFGKVILCREKATGHLYAIKILKKEVIIQKDEVAHTLTENRVLRTTSHPFLISLKYSFQTADRLCFVMEYVNGGELFFHLSRERVFTEDRTRFYGAEIISALGYLHSQGIIYRDLKLENLLLDKDGHIKIADFGLCKEDITYGSTTKTFCGTPEYLAPEVLEDLDYGRAVDWWGIGVVMYEMMCGRLPFYNKDHDKLFTLILMESVRFPRGLSAAAKSLLTGLLIKDPKKRLGGGPDDAQEIMSHVFFSSINWLDLEQKKIPPPFQPQVSSDTDTRYFDSEFTGESVELTPPDLSSHHLNSIAEEMEQPYFPQFSYQDLAGSISISASSCFSHT, via the exons ATGGCCGACGTAATACAGTCCATTTGCAACCCGTTACCGCTGTCATCCAGCCAGTCGTCAATAATTAAAGAGGGATGGCTGTTCAAACGAG GCGAACACATTAAAAATTGGAGGTCTCGGTATTTTATACTGTTTGCCGATGGTTCACTTATGGGCTACAGAAACAAACCCGAAGGTCCAATGACCGAACCTCTCAACAATTTCACTGTAAAGAGGTGTCAAATAATGAGTGTTGATCGTCCCAAACCATACACATTCACAATTCGAGGATTGCAATGGACTACTGTTATTGAACGAACATTTCATGTATCTTCTGATAAAGAAAG agaAGAATGGATGACTGCCATTAAAGGGGTATCAGAGCGTTTGTCTGATGTTGATGAAGTTGAAATGGAAGGCGTATCTCATTCAACTAGCATGTCAAGCACAATGTCAGGACCCAGTTCAGATGACTTCAGTGCCAAATTTTCTGTTCAAGGAACATCTTCAAGTAAATCCACTGGAAAACGAAAAGTG actcTTGAGAATTTTGAGTTTCTTAAAGTACTTGGAAAGGGTACATTTGGAAAAGTGATTCTATGCCGAGAAAAGGCAACAGGTCATTTATATGCTatcaaaattcttaaaaaagaAGTCATCATCCAAAAAGATGAAGTTGCTCATACGCTAACTGAAAACAGGGTTCTCCGCACTACTAGTCATCCTTTTctgata tcaTTGAAATACTCATTTCAAACTGCAGATAGATTATGTTTTGTCATGGAGTATGTAAATGGTGGAGAACTATTCTTCCATTTGTCAAGAGAACGTGTATTTACAGAAGATAGAACTCGTTTTTATGGAGCTGAAATTATTTCTGCTTTGGGTTACTTACATTCCCAAGGAATTATTTACAGggatttaaaa cttgAAAATTTACTGCTAGATAAAGATGGTCACATTAAAATTGCTGACTTTGGATTGTGCAAAGAAGACATAACCTATGGGTCAACAACCAAAACATTCTGTGGCACGCCTGAATACTTGGCTCCAGAGGTGTTAGAAGATTTAGATTATGGTCGGGCTGTTGATTGGTGGGGAATAGGAGTAGTCATGTATGAAATGATGTGTGGAAGGTTACCATTTTATAACAAAGATCATGACAAATTGTTCACTCTCATTTTAATGGAATCT GTACGATTTCCAAGAGGACTTTCTGCTGCTGCAAAAAGTTTGCTAACTGGTCTTCTAATCAAAGATCCCAAAAAGCGATTGGGTGGAGGTCCTGATGATGCCCAAGAAATCATGAGTCATGTTTTCTTTAGTAGTATTAATTGGTTGGATTTGGAACAAAAAAAG attcctCCTCCATTCCAACCTCAAGTATCATCAGACACAGACACACGATATTTCGACTCAGAATTTACTGGAGAATCTGTTGAACTTACTCCACCTGACCTGTCATCGCATCACCTCAACAGCATTGCAGAAGAAATGGAGCAACCATACTTCCCACAATTCAGCTACCAAGACTTAGCTGGATCAATATCAATAAGTGCCAGTTCGTGTTTCAGTCATacgtga
- the LOC132950349 gene encoding probable ATP-dependent RNA helicase DDX28, with amino-acid sequence MALHTNAVRFGLQRICLAPVSFRYSRQAACRLGLEFSSRSNDVPKRTPNVRFLSSKNEKIIDLSYSDIDPVYIPIKKEIVDEQDLHEEDQHSINSEIVIKCKRKNLNHERNQKYDQFKEIPLASKGWKNKKAKDDYFTIHIYNDDYLPQSRKSFYEFKNTGLSQSILHILKQHEITIPSQIQALGIPSILRGNNTLLAAETGCGKTLAYLAPIIQQVLAYKEKVKFKNQFNSPLALVIVPGRELADQIGEIANWFTEDLPLNVKVITGGHTKRQIVNPVFEENDIIIATLGALSKLTNTGIYSMRYVRHVVLDEADTLMDDSFNELMTHFLSRFQFKGRNESSNLTQLLLVSATMPTSLSDILGDIIDMDSLNKIKTDKLHAILPHVQQRFIKTNLGEKPANLLLHAKKLSKSNTPTIIFCNKSSTCDWATMFLNENGIEAVNLHGDMPYEIRLGKFKKYQDGEVNIMVSTDVGSRGLNTIRTKHIINYDFPTYIADYIHRCGRTGRLNAGTDGKVTNYISTNNDSELVQKIELAARTMKSLPNVNGNITKIRRFYIMNQLENKAAKKLD; translated from the exons ATGGCACTTCACACTAATGCAGTAAGATTCGGTTTACAGAGGATTTGTTTGGCACCTGTGTCGTTTCGATACAGTAGACAAGCCGCATGCCGTTTGGGTTTGGAATTTAGTTCCAGATCTAATGATGTCCCTAAACGTACCCCAAAC GTACGGTTCTTAAgctcaaaaaatgaaaaaattatcgatCTTAGTTACTCAGACATTGATCcagtgtatatacctattaagaaAGAAATTGTTGACGAACAAGATTTACATGAAGAAGATCAGCATTCAATCAATTCt gaaattgttattaaatgtaaaagaaaaaatttaaatcatgaaAGAAATCAGAAATATGATCAGTTTAAAGAAATTCCACTGGCATCAAAAGGATGGAAGAACAAGAAGGCTAAAGATgattattttactattcatatttataatgat GATTATTTACCTCAAAGTAGAAAgagtttttatgaatttaaaaacactGGACTATCACAATCTAttcttcatattttaaaacaacatgAAATCACTATTCCCTCACAAATTCAA gCTCTTGGAATTCCATCAATACTGAGAGGGAATAATACTTTGCTTGCAGCTGAAACAGGTTGTGGTAAAACATTAGCATACTTGGCACCAATAATTCAACAAGTATTAGCTTATaaagaaaaagtaaaatttaaaaatcagttCAATAGCCCATTAGCCTTAGTTATTGTACCTGGCAGAGAATTAGCTGATCAAATTGGA gaGATTGCCAATTGGTTTACTGAAGATTTGCCATTGAATGTAAAAGTAATTACTGGAGGACACACAAAAAGGCAGATAGTTAATCCTGTTTTTGAggaaaatgatataattattgctACTTTAGGAGCTCTGAGCAAATTAACAAACACTG gcATATACTCAATGCGTTATGTACGTCATGTTGTATTAGATGAAGCCGATACTCTAATGGACGAtagttttaatgaattaatgacTCATTTCCTATCTAGATTTCAA TTTAAAGGTCGTAATGAAAGTTCTAATTTGACTCAATTGTTGTTGGTTAGTGCCACAATGCCAACAAGCCTATCCGATATATTGGGTGATATAAtagac atGGATAGTTTGAACAAGATCAAAACGGATAAATTACATGCCATTCTTCCTCATGTTCAACAaagatttattaaaactaatctGGGTGAAAAACCAGCAAATCTGTTGTTACATGCAAAAAAACTTTCTAAAAGCAATActccaacaataatattttg taataaatCAAGTACTTGTGATTGGGctacaatgtttttaaatgaaaacggCATCGAGGCAGTAAATTTGCATGGTGATATGCCGTATGAAATTAGACttggaaaattcaaaaaatatcaagATGGCGAAGTCAACATTATGGTTAGCACGGATGTGGGATCCAGAGGATTAAATACAATAAGA ACtaagcatattataaattatgactttCCTACCTATATTGCTGATTATATTCATCGATGTGGGCGTACTGGACGTTTAAATGCTGGTACAGATGGAAAAGTCACCAATTATATCAGTACAAATAATGATTCTGAATTGGTCCAAAAAATTGAA ttagcTGCACGCACTATGAAATCTTTACCAAATGTCAATggaaatataactaaaatacgAAGATTCTACATAATGAACCAACTGGAAAACAAAGCAGCcaaaaaattagattaa